DNA sequence from the Coregonus clupeaformis isolate EN_2021a chromosome 13, ASM2061545v1, whole genome shotgun sequence genome:
AAGGCACTCCCGCTGCCCATTATCCTTTGCACTCCGGCCTCCAGCAGGAAGACAGGGTGCATCATGGAGGTGATATTGTCTAGAACGCCCCAGCACACCGCTCTGGTCATGTGGCCTAGGGAGAGGTTAGAGGGGTGTATTTTTTACACCTGGCCCAGGCTGAGCGGGTCGTGTATTTCCCCCAGGATGGTAGGACTCCAAGGGCACATCTGATCAGCTTCTCATACATGTTGGAGTCTCTCACCTCCACCTCTATAGGTAAAAACATGAAATAGGTGTAATGACTCAGTAGCTCGATCTCTCATGGACTTAACAGGATTTAACATGCCTTCTGTAAGTGACACAAACTTACAGGGTTTGTGACTAAGTCAGTGACAGTATGTGAATGTTTATGAATCAATTGACCTAGCTCATTCATCCAGCCACTCAGCATGCCTACAAGAGTAGCGACCACATTTCCTCCATTGagcgatgctgccaccaccaagtAGGAGCCATCAAAGTAGAGGAGGTAGGAGATGGAGGAGGTGGGATCAGGGATATTTGGCGGAGTGAAGTCAAGTGGCATGGCATAGGTCAGCTGGGCTGAAGTGCTTATATTGAGAACTGCAAATAGGGATAGAAATAGTTAGCTCAGTATAATCAATGATCAAGTTGTGAATTCTaaccaacccctagcccctaccatTAGCATTtaggcactcctgtagatctgaaagatGGATAGGTGTAAGCACAGAATGCTTAGTTTTCCACCTAGCCTATTAGAAAGTGTAAGGTGGAGCTATTACTATATAACTTAAACCTATCCAATCCTCATTCAGCAATACTATTGACATTCAAAGGTCAGACCACCCCTCTTCCCCAGGATTCACCTGCATCTGTCCAGTCAGTCATGCAGGAGTAGACAGAACACTGGAAGTCCCCCAGGGCTGCCCCTACAGGTGTGTTGGCGTGGACGCCATGCCACTCACAGCACGTCTGACCAGCCATGCAGCCAGATGGCACACACTCAGGGAGCAGGTGCACGGGAAAGCCAGCATCCTTCAGACtagagcatgcacacacacacagatgcatgttagctaacacacaacataacacaacacatccaTTCATATTATGTTCAGTATGTAGTATGTCAGTAATAACAACCTTCTGTACTAAAATATAATTAGTGctagaagaagaagatgaagaagaagaagaagtagaagtagaagaagaagaagaagaagaagaagaagaagaagaagaagaagaagaagaccagGATATTGTGCTCACATATCTATGTTCCACTGGTTGGTGGCAATGTTGAAGTAGCCCCAGCTGGCTGCATTCTGGCCAGTCATCATGGCACAGCTCTCCGAACCACTAAGCATGGACACCACATATTCATGGTTGGTTCCTGCCACAGTGAAGTCAGACAGGAACCCCGGCCTGCATTCAAATGCAGTGAAAAGCAGAATGTCAAGCTTTCTGAATCTATCAGTatatatatcaatcaatcaataaactgtatttataaagacctttttacaagccccgtgtagctcagttggtagagcatggtgcttgcaacgcccgggttgtggtttcgattcccacggggggccagtatgaaaaataataataaacgctctggataagcgtctgctaaatgactaaaatgtacatcagcagatgtcacaaagtgctatacagaaacccagcctataGTAAACTCCTGCACAtaggatacagtgccttgcaaaagtatcccactcccttggcgtttttcctattttgttgcattacaacctgtaatttaaatggatgtttatttggatttcatgtaatggacatacacaaaatagtccaaattggtgaagtgaaatgaaaaaaataacttgtttcaaaaaattatacaaaataaataacggaaaagtggtgcgtgcatatgtattcaccccctttgctatgaagcccgtaaataagatctggtgcaaccaattaccttcagaagtcaaataattagttaaataaagtccacctgtgtgcaatctaagtgtcacatgatctgtcacatgatctcagtatgttacgaaccccgtggctttaaacgtctagggtggatggacatgagacccgtaacataattcatgcaaattataagcgtgacatggaacagtgagaacaaaaactacacgacaaccataaactaccgtcaaacataaaatatttatttttgaacacacggtaaaggtttgggaaaaagggatgagcaggacccaagaaatgaaacaatagtgtaaaacacccctaaactgatcttgcctgcctcaacaaccgctaagctactgctaatcatacaaaaatacagtgggtggtccgctcaggtctaactagtgtttttagacagtttccTTCTAAAGGGAAGTACACCAAGGGAACTTGTTCTTCTTTATAACCataacagagtaaccagcaaatgagtgagtacacaaaacacaggacaccacagtgtccatacttacatacggaaaatagtctaacaaagttaccaaacagagtaaccagcaacttagtgagtacacaaaacacaggacaccacagtatccatactcgcatacggaaatagtctctcacaaagttaccaaacagagtaaccagcaacttagtgagtacacaaaacacaggacaccacagtatccatactcacatacggaaatagtctctcataaagttaccaaacagagtaaccagcaacttagtgagtaaataaaacacaggacacctgtgattagggcagaaggagaggaaaaacacaaaaagacacaggatacctgtatccgtaacacagtacatatacaccttttctgaaaggccccagcttctgcaacaccactaagcaaggggcaccaccaagcaagcggcaccatgaagaccaaggagttctccaaacaggtcagggacgaagttgtggagaagtaccgatcagggttgggttataaaaaatatcagaaactttgaacatcccacggagcaccattaaatccattattaaaaaatggaaagaatatggcaccacaacaaaccagccaagagagggccgcccaccaaaactcacggaccaggcaaggagggcattaatcagagaggcaacaaagagaccaaagataaccctgaaggagctgcaaagatacacagcggagattggagtatctgtccattggactactttaagccatacactccacagagctgggttttacggaagagtggccagaaaaaagccattgcttaatggcccaaaagccatgtgggagactccccaaacatatggaagaaggtactctggtcagatgagactaaaattgagcttttgggccATTAAGGAAAAtggtatctacagttgaagtcggaagtttacatacacttaggttggagtcattaaaacttgtttttcaaccactccacaaatttcttgttaacaaactagttttggcaagtcggttaggacatccactttgtgcatgacacaagtaatttttccaacaattgtttacagacagattatttcacttataattaactgtatcacaattccagtgggtcagaagtttacatacactaagttgactgtgcctttaaacagcttggaaaattccagaaaattatgtcatggctttagaagtttctgataggctaattgacatcatttgagtcaattggaggtgtacctgtggatgtatttcaaggcctaccttcaaactcagtgcctctttaattgacatcatggggaaatcaaaagaaatcagccaagacctccacaagtctggttcatccttgggaacaatttccaaatgcctgaaggtaccacgttcatctgtacaaacaatagtacgcaagtataaacaccatgggaccacgcagccgtcataccgctcaggaaggagacacgttctgtctcctagagatgaacgtactttggtgcgagaagtgcaaatcaatcccagaacaacagcaaaggaccttgtgaagatgctggaggatataggtacaaaagtatctatatccacagtaaaaccagtcctaaatcgacataacctgaaaggccgctcagcaaggaagaagccactgctccaaaactgccataaaaagccagaatacagtttgcaactgcacatggggacaaagatcatacctttttggagaaatatcctctgttctgattaaacaaaaatagaactgtttggccataatgactgttatgtttggaagaaaaagggggtgcttgcatgCCGTAGAACACCATccgaaccgtgaagcacgggggtggcagcatcatgctgtgggggtgctttgctgcaggagggactggtgcacttcacaaaatagatggcatcatgaggaaggaaattgaTGTGGATATCTTatcacatcagtcaggaagttaaagcttggtcgcaaatgggtcttccaaatggacaatgaccccaagcatacttccaaagttgtggcaaaatggcttaaggacaacaaagtcaaggtattggagtgaccatcacaaagccctgacctcaaacctatagaacatttgtgggcagaactgaaaaagcatgtgcgagcaaggaggcctacaaacctgactcagttacaccagctctgtcaggaggaatgggccaaaattcgtta
Encoded proteins:
- the LOC121579436 gene encoding sedoheptulokinase-like — translated: MHGVVFWKAQTGCDWSGGDSGQLFRPRDTSQLITRQDVRCNSHFLSTLPNPDLHLSIATGFGCVTISWPGFLSDFTVAGTNHEYVVSMLSGSESCAMMTGQNAASWGYFNIATNQWNIDILKDAGFPVHLLPECVPSGCMAGQTCCEWHGVHANTPVGAALGDFQCSVYSCMTDWTDAVLNISTSAQLTYAMPLDFTPPNIPDPTSSISYLLYFDGSYLVVAASLNGGNVVATLVGMLSGWMNELEVEVRDSNMYEKLIRCALGVLPSWGKYTTRSAWARCKKYTPLTSP